The nucleotide window TGTTCTCTGTGAGGACACCCATCCCAATGGCAGTGAAGAAATTGATGGAGAAGCGTGTCTTGCTCTGGTCGTCTGCGTCGGTTGGGAAGATTCCGGTGAGACTGTCTTCTAGCATTGGGTCCTTGAAGCGCTCCACCACTGCCTTCTGACCGAGTGCGGCTAGAAGTTCCTCAAACAGGATCTTGACGAAGATACGGGAACTGGATGTCGTGTCTTCCTCTGTCATCTTGATTACCTGGAAGACGTGCCAGTTGATGCCGTCAGACGCTAACAAGTGGGCAAATAAGTGGGCAATGATACGGAGTCGGTTGGTCTCGAAACGGTGAATGGTCTCGTAGTAGTGTGCAAAGGCCTCCTCGAACAGGTCGGTCCACATCCGGTTCAACTTGCAGAATCGCTCTGCGATCTGGCCGTAGAACTTTTCGTAGGTGCGCTCCTGGCTGGCACATTCTACAATCATAGTCGTGAGTTCGTTCTCCAAACCATGCGGCAAGTTTATCCTCATAAGCTTGTGCACACACTCCTCGAAGCCACCACTACTCTTGATGGTCAAGTAGATAGTTCGGCGCAAGCTGACAAGGTCCGCGTTGGTCTGGTCCTTGACATCCATTGCTTTTAtctcctcgtcttcctcatcttcagATGAATCATCCGTGTATCCGTCCTCATCGCTACCCTCTTCTTCGCCCAGAATCTCAGCCTTGATCTTGGCATATTCCTCCTCATGCGCTTCATAGTCCGGGTCGAACTTGAAGATGTTCAGACCGTCTTCCACCTTCAAGTCTCCCTCGAGCGTGAGGTTGTGGGTGATCTGATCCTCCTCTTCAACAAGATCCAGGTCATCCCTCACAACCGGGTTATCCTTGTACTTTGTGCGCCGAACCTCGAACAGAACCTCAACCATGTATTGTGTTCGCTTGTCAATGTCGGCTTCGTGCAAGATGTTGCGCATCTGATCGAAGATGGCGTTGGCGATGGCGGGCTTCATCTCGTCGAGGAAGGCGCCGACCTCTTTCATGATACCAACAGCAATCTCAACGGAATCGTCCGAAGGCTTGTTCAGCAGAAGCAGCAAGATCTCGGCGATCAAAATCTCGTGAACGACCTGCGTGTTGACAAGATGGGAGAGAAACATGGTACTCGACAGGGCAACGGCCTTGTCATTCCTCCTAAAGCCCTTTCGGAATTGTACAATCAGACGTCTGACAAGCAGATCGCCAACTTGCGGCAGTTTGGTGTTTACAATGGCCACCATAGTTGCATAGATGGGCGTAAAGGGTAAACTGGCAGCTTGAGCCTTCATGATGGCCCTGCAAAACAGACCCCGTCCGCGCACCAAGTTTTCAGAGAACAGCTCCGGTACTATCATCTTGATGTTGGCCGTGTTGGTCTTGTTGATCAAACCTTGGATCGACTTCTTGAGCGCCTCCCATGCCATGCGCTGAAACTCAGCACTCTTCTTATCCGTGATGGATTTCTGCATCTCGCGCAAGCGCGCCGGCGGAATATACGCGCCACCAGCACGTGTCTTTGAATCATCGACGGGCAGCTTGCGATTCGCGCTGAAAGCATTCTGGAAAAGCTTCAAACGAGAGTCGTCGTCAGGCAGATCGTCAGTCGTGGGCTTCGAATGCGGCATCGGACGGCGACCTGGCCGTTTTTTGTAGTGGCCGTCATCGTTGTCGTCCTCTCTCCTGCTCCTCTTGGACGGTCCGGCACTCGGTCCATCGAACGGCGAGCGGTCACGTTTGCGCGGGACATCGTGGGCCTCGAGCTCGGGTTCGGGCGAAGGCAATCGAACGGCAGATGCGACCTCCATCATGCGATTACCAAGTGGTGGTGAGTTGTTTGAACAAAGTCGATGTGGAGACGTGAGCAAGTGACGCGCTTCGCAAAAGTTTAGCTCCGCCAGGCCCAGCAACTGCAGACGCTCGTGCACGGACTATCACGTGCTCTTGGCTTTCTTCGGTCGATATACGAGTTATGCTGTTGAGTCTGTACCGTTGCCAGATAACCGCAAGTGAGATGTATGGTCCTGCTTGAATTGTGTGGCAGAGTTCGAGTTATATGTTCAAGTGAGCGTCCGTCTGATATGTACATAGTGACATAAACCTCCGGCCCCAGCGACAGCAAGCTGCGCGGCGAACGGGCCGCGATTTCGCCGACAGGGGTCCAGGCAGCCAGTTAGGCTTGGCGCGACATATGGGGGAAAGAGACCAGCGAGGTGATTACGGGCATCACCAAAAGCCCTCAACGCGCATTCACTCATTCAATTCCCCGCAAGACTTCACAATGGTACATATGGATTCATTCCTGGAGTTGCATGATATACGAATCTCTAACTAACGCAAACAAGGCCGATCGCCTAGTAGGACTCAGCATGCTCGTCGCAGCGACTGCTATCTTCGTTTACTACACCGTCTGGACACTGTTCATGGTACGACATGGCCACTCCTTCATCTTTCGCCCAGGTGTCATAgaatacttgacatactagtgtaaaaTGGCCACTGCAGTCGCCAGACACCCCtcacactgtcaagtattttatgacacccagACGCTTGCACCTCCTTTTCTTTTCCCACATGTCATGTACTAACACTCGTTGCAGCCCTTTGTGGACGACGACCACATCCTGCACTCACTCTTCCTGCAGCGCGTCTGGGCTATCCGCATTCCCGTcatcctcctcatcctcggCACCACCGTCGTCGGCAGCTTCCTCTCCGTGGTCATGATACGGAGTAACCGGAAGAAGGCACTCAAGGCCAAGCAGAAGAAGGCCACCTAGGATTCCCGCAGCAATGGGCGTTGGTGTCCGGGTCTTCAACAAAAGGGGGGACACTTGGTTTTGGCGTATTGAGGCAATGTGTGGATATATATTTTAATTTGGAGAATCGAGGGACCATAGCATGAGAGTGGTGTACGAATACTCAATGCTTCGACGACTTTCTATTTTTGAATCTCATAAGTGAAGAGTAGACCCATCTACGACTAGACGACTCGTCCCAACGCCCGGCTGGCCTGCTCACATAATGTTGCAGTTCTCCTCAGTAATGACAATAGGGTGGCCATCTTCTCCTTCCTCTCCATCACCGCCCTCAGCACCGCCTGCCTGACCCCTTGCGATATGTCTAGCCAGCTGTGCAAATACAGCCTGGCTGATGAAGTAATCGTCTCTCCCACCTTTTCTGTCCATGTCGTTTTTGCTCGTAATCTGATATGCTTGATGCATTCTCTTGCGACTACTGAGCCCGCCAGGTGCAACCTCGTCGTCACTGTCGCTACCGGCTTCGACTGCTGCTTCACCATCCGCATCGGTTGGAGTGTCAGTGGCGCGATTACGGCGCCTCCGCTCCCAATTGATGCTAGAGAAGACGCTCGCGTCTGATGAGTGTACACCAACACCTTTGCGTGCGTTGCGTTGGAGATGGGCGTCTGGAGAGAAGATCTTGATCGTATGATCGATGCCGGAAACTGCCATTGTTGGTTCGTAGGGGTGGCCTGACTCTGTTAGTATGATTCTCTGTACTCACGAGACGCAACATACCCTGAATAACGTTTACCACCTCCCCATCTCCCTCCAGGATGTTGACCAAATGTGCGGTTTTGCGGTCCCAGATGAACACATGTCCCGAATCACTTCCGCTTACGACATACTCGTCATGCAGGCCGAAGTAATTGACATCCTTAACAGTCTTAACGTTGCAGTGGCCTCTGTAGACGCGGGTATGAGGGATACATGGAACGTCGCGCTCCACTTTCCATCGCTTATACCGGCTTCGGCCAAAGTCTGAACGCCAGAGCAAATGTCCACTGCGTGTGCGCGATAACCCTTCTTCGTCTGAGTCATCAGAGTCATCAGAGTCATCAGAGTCATCCTCTTCTTCAGACTCCATATCGCCATCAGTgtcatcttcatcttcatcgttttcctcttcctcatcttcgaCAGCTGTTCCAGCAGCCATTGTTCTCAAACCACTTACGGTAGCAGAGCTCGAAGACAACTCTCCTTGATCACTACCAGCTTGTGCTGAGGCACTGACCACTTCTGCCTCGCGGACAAGTCCCTCGTCTATCAAAGGATCGATATCTTCCTGTTGTTCTCTCAGCGCTTGCTCTTCCGCCCTGATTCTCTTGTCTGACAACCCGCGACCGCCGTATGCGCGATCCACAAACGAGAACTTTATATCTTTTGCAGCATTAAGAAGCACACCTCTCCCAATGTAGTATGCCCACCTCCGTTTCGCTGCACTCCGGGTTTGGGTAGACTCGTTAGAAGAAGGTGCTTCTGGCGTCGACTCCTCCTCACCGGTCAGATCCGCAAATGGTGTTGATATAGCCTGACCGAAAGCATCCACTGCTTCGATCTCCGAATCGAAGAGTACGCGTGTGTCATCTGTCTCAAATTTCGAGGCATCGGCATTGACGATACTCTTATCGCTGGCAAGTTCGAGCAAGTAGGGGATTAGACGTTCTTGAATAGCATCCATATCCGACCCATGTGGAATGGGCAGACGAGAATTACTGCTTCGCCCCGAGAACCCTTCCACTACTGCACCTGGCCCGCTGTCGAGCCACAGTAAGATGGCTTTCAGAAAATCATATCCGAATTGCTCGTGCTGTGGAAGCTCTCGCTCTCGAGGCGCCGGTTGTATTGAAGCAAAGTGTTGGGCAATCAACGCGTCAGAGCTGGATCCGGTTAGAAGCTGTCCTCCTAATACCCTTGCCAACGTTCCAGCGGCCTGTACGAAGCGACGAGCTGCTGCCCGGCTATCACGAAGTTTATTTTGCAGTGCAACATCCACAGGATCTGGGTCGATCGGATAGCCCCACGTTCGATCAATGTCGTCCATGTCTGCTAGTATCGAATGAGCCATTCCCAAGATGGAAGTGAAGGCTAGCTGTAATCCGGCCTCTCCATGTTCTCCAAGGTCAAAAACTCGTTTCGCTATCTTGACACAGGTGCTTGCAATACGGTAATGGTCAGTCCCGCGCAGGTCATTCAATTCTTCCTGTGTCATGCGGTTTTCGGCAGGTGGTGCGATGCGGATATCTTCACTCTGTCCATTGCCAAAGGTGACACGAAGTGCCAGGTCGTCATCAGTACTCTCTGTGCGTTGTCTTGATTCTGCCCTCTCAATACCTTCCCGAGATAAGGTGCTAGATTTTGTTCGCTTTCTCTTCCTATTATCGTCCTTTACTCGATAGCCAGACTTGCTATCTGAAGCCTTGATCGGTGACACTTTTTCTCTCGCATCCGGAGCTCTTAGCATGTCGAAGCTGTATATGTGCTCTTGGGACCAGCTGACAACGAGTTCGTTCGGTTCGGCATCGCTGATCTTGCATGCTGTGATATGTCCACCATCGTTCCTGCTCATGCGCTGCTTGCCATTGGGGGCAAACTTCTTGACACACTGGGTTGCCTTCCCTAGTAGCTCATCGTCATGGTCACTCCAATTGCTTGGAGAAGAAAGCCTTGACCCACGTTCGCGGTTCATGTCGCGACCAAGCATACGTCGATCATGCAGGAAGCAGTGTAGATGAGCCCCACCAAGTGCGATATAATGCGGTTGGCTCGGAGAGCACGAGACGGTGTTAAGATCTAGGCCGTATCGGCTGTACGAGATGAGAGGCGGCGGAATGTTGTCCGAGGCATCCCCATCCCTTGCCCAGACTGGGACCATGGTGTCTCGCGCAGGCGGGTATGTCTTTGATGGTTGTCGTATGTCCCATTGCCGCACCTCGCCATCATTTGAGCATGTGAGAAAGTAGAAGGGTGTGTCTTCGGTGACGATCCGCTTCACCGTGTCGGTGTGGCAGCGAAAAGCTTTCGCGTTCGTATCCCCTTCGGTGAGTGTCACTCTACGTCGCGTCGAGCTTGTGCCACCATTATTCAATCTTCCAGTAGAACGGAGGGCCGAATGTCCTGAATGCTCAATGTCGAATATCCTCACATCGTCGGTTGCGCTGACAATGGTGCGGTCGTTCGAATATGGCATAAACTTCACGGAGAAGATGTTGGACCGATGTCCCGTTTGGATCGACGTAGTAAGGTTGAATTGCGAAGTCGAGGACTCGGGGTGGTACGAGTGGATATTTATTCTGTGGTCGTCTGAGCCTGACGCAAGAAGGCGTCCGGATGTTGACCAACTGTATAGTATTAGGCTGTGTTTGCGGAGCTCCTGTAAGTGCCAACGTACCTCAGCGCATTGACGCATCCACTGTGGCCTTCTAGTTCGTTCACTATATCGAGCTGGTCTATCCAAGTTCGATCACCGTATATCGATCGAATGTCGCTGTACTTTCGACGCTCTTGTCCAAATTCCCGCTTAAGCAGGCGATCATAAACGGTGTACTTCATATTGGGTGGTATGAAGTTTTTCGGGAGTGTTCAGGTAGTTGGTGAAGAAGTGCTGAGCAAAGCGGTGGAGGCAAACGGTACGAACGGACGGCGATGCTTCGAGAATCAGCTAGCCGAATGTTGGGTCTTTCTGGTTGTAAAGTTCAGTCAGGCGGAACAATACGTAAGGTCGAAGTATTTTGTGTGAGCATGGCGGCACCCTCCCAGAGAAGTTGGTGGCGTTGGCGAAGACTGCGCGTTCGTACGTCTTTGAAGGTCGCTGGAAATGACGAAAGGTAACAGGGCCGCCGTCTCCGCGAGAGCGAACCCCGAGCTCTCCCCCGCGGCCTCCCGCCGCTGATCGTCAACGCCTCTCTCCAGCTTACACCTTTGCTCATCGATGCCAAGGAAAACTCACGGTACTCCACATGAAGCATTATTATTCACGACATCATGTCATCAAAATAAGATGGCTACAAAATGATATCTAGTATTGGAGAAAGTTACATGAGCGCATGATAATCAAGCTTAGTCATCACGCGTACCTGCATATAAGGGACATTGCATGATAGTATTCAAACAAAGATATAGGTCAATATGAGAAACGTGACTAGTATACACTCGATAGTGATAAACTTCAACCCTCCAGCTACAAAACTAAGACAGCACCAACGACACCAACAAGCATCATAAGCCCAACACCAGCACGGTTGGCAGCGCCTTCAAACTCCGACGGCACGTACGAAGAAGGCATGGCAGGCTTGCCAGTACCAGTAGGCATGGGAGCATACGCGCTTGTAGCGTTCTTGGCAGGAGCGACGGGGCTGTAAGAGGCGCCTCCTGCAGTTGGGTAAGGAGCAGGAGTGTAGGCTGGGACCTTGGTAAGTGTGACGCGAATAGTGCTGGTAACTTCGACCGGCTCAACTGGCTTCTTCGGGTACTCGGAAGCAATGGGGTAGGACGGGTATCCGGGGGAGcttgaagaagaagcagccTTGGAAGCTTCGGGCACAGCGGGATAAGCTGGGTATGAAGGTTCCTTAGAAGCCTCGGGAACTGCAGGGTATCCAGGTGTCTTGGAAGACGCAGGTACTGCAGGTTGTGAAGGAGCCTTTGAGGATTCGGGAGCTACAGGGTATCCGGGAGCTTTGGACGATGCAGGAGCAGCTGGGTATTCGGGAGCCTTAGAGGGCGCAGGAACACTAGGGTACTCAGGCGCCTTTAAGGATGCAAGAACAACAGGGTATGCGGGCTTGTCAGATGACACTGGCGCAACAGGATAGTCTGCTGGGTATGCGATGGAAGGAGCAGACGAGGGGTATGAAGGAACATCGGTGGGGGTCGCGATAGGCTTGGTGAGCGTCACAGTGACGGTACTGGCGGTGTAGACACTGGTAGTCCAACCCTCCGGCACATCGGTCGACTGGGTGGGCTTAGTGCACTTTGTGCAAACTGTTGCGATGTAGGTGGTTGTGATGGTGGTAAGACCGGTAGGGCAGACATCGACATAGGTAGCTTAGATAGATTAGCATATGTTTTGAAGATCATGTTGATGAGACTTACTAGTGACAACAGTGGTGGTGGATCCTGTAGGGACGCTTGGGTACTCGGAATGCTCAGGCTTCTTGGTTACGGAGGGGGGAGCGCTGCTGTAGCCAGTGCTGGAGGCAGCAGGATAGGCGACGTCGCTCTTTGAGGTTTCAACAGGGTAAGCTGGGTAGCCTGCGCCCTTGCTAGTAGAGTAAATTGCAGTGGCGGACACTGAAGACTCGGTGGAGGGTGTAGAAAAAGTAGCTTCAGGGGTCTTCTCAGAGTAAAGACCAGTGCTAGACGCCTCGTAAACAGAGCTAGAGGAAGCACCAGTGGAGTAAAGACCGCTTGAGGTGGTGCAAGGGGTAGAAGAGGCAACCTCAGGAGAAGATCTGGAGGGGATCTCGCTGGAGGTCGAGGCCGAAGGGTAGGATCCGCTGTAGACTGGGGTCTCACTAGGAAAGGGAACGTAGACCGACTTGCTGGCAGACTCAGATGCAGAAACTGTGAGAACTGATGATGGCTCAATGAAAGTACTGCTGGCCGTCTCAGTTGGAATAGGAGAGTAAACTGAGCTAATAATAGACTCGGATACAGAGATCATAGCAACCGAAGATGGTTCAATGAGAGTGCTGCTAATCGTCTCAACAGAGCTGGGACCCTCAGTCGGAAGAGGAGAGTAGACAGAGCTAATCACAGTCTCGGACGCGGAGATCGTGGCAACGGAAGAAGGCTCAATGAAAGTGCTGCTGACAGTCTCTACGGAGCTTGTGATGTCGGTCGGGAGCGGCGAGTAGATCGAGCTGCTGACGGAAGCAGAAATAGTGGCGATCGAAGAAGGCTCGATAAAGGTGCTGCTAATGGTTGCAACAGAGCTCTCGGTTGGGGAGGGGCCGTAAACGGAGCTGACAGTCGTCTCAGAGGCAGAGATGGTAGCAATTGACGAGGGCTCAATGAAGGTGCTACTGATGGTCGCAACAGAGCTTTCAGTCGGGGAAGGGCCGTAAACAGAGCTGATGATGGTCTCAGACGCGGAGATAGTGGCGATTGAAGAGGGTTCGATGAAAGTGCTGCTGACGGTGTTGACGGAGCTGGAGATCTCAGTTGGGACAGGCACATAGACCGAGCTGCTGCTTGGGACTGAGGCTGAGCTGGAGGCAACAGATGAAGAGACATCCACAGCGGAGCTGGAGGAAGCGTGGACGGAACTGCTGCTAGAAGAAGATGCACTTGAAGTAGCGTAGACAGAGGAGGACACCTTGGTGCTAGTAGCCATAGTGCTGGAGGACATCTTC belongs to Pyrenophora tritici-repentis strain M4 chromosome 10, whole genome shotgun sequence and includes:
- a CDS encoding WD40 repeat protein, producing the protein MKYTVYDRLLKREFGQERRKYSDIRSIYGDRTWIDQLDIVNELEGHSGCVNALSWSTSGRLLASGSDDHRINIHSYHPESSTSQFNLTTSIQTGHRSNIFSVKFMPYSNDRTIVSATDDVRIFDIEHSGHSALRSTGRLNNGGTSSTRRRVTLTEGDTNAKAFRCHTDTVKRIVTEDTPFYFLTCSNDGEVRQWDIRQPSKTYPPARDTMVPVWARDGDASDNIPPPLISYSRYGLDLNTVSCSPSQPHYIALGGAHLHCFLHDRRMLGRDMNRERGSRLSSPSNWSDHDDELLGKATQCVKKFAPNGKQRMSRNDGGHITACKISDAEPNELVVSWSQEHIYSFDMLRAPDAREKVSPIKASDSKSGYRVKDDNRKRKRTKSSTLSREGIERAESRQRTESTDDDLALRVTFGNGQSEDIRIAPPAENRMTQEELNDLRGTDHYRIASTCVKIAKRVFDLGEHGEAGLQLAFTSILGMAHSILADMDDIDRTWGYPIDPDPVDVALQNKLRDSRAAARRFVQAAGTLARVLGGQLLTGSSSDALIAQHFASIQPAPRERELPQHEQFGYDFLKAILLWLDSGPGAVVEGFSGRSSNSRLPIPHGSDMDAIQERLIPYLLELASDKSIVNADASKFETDDTRVLFDSEIEAVDAFGQAISTPFADLTGEEESTPEAPSSNESTQTRSAAKRRWAYYIGRGVLLNAAKDIKFSFVDRAYGGRGLSDKRIRAEEQALREQQEDIDPLIDEGLVREAEVVSASAQAGSDQGELSSSSATVSDEEGLSRTRSGHLLWRSDFGRSRYKRWKVERDVPCIPHTRVYRGHCNVKTVKDVNYFGLHDEYVVSGSDSGHVFIWDRKTAHLVNILEGDGEVVNVIQGHPYEPTMAVSGIDHTIKIFSPDAHLQRNARKGVGVHSSDASVFSSINWERRRRNRATDTPTDADGEAAVEAGSDSDDEVAPGGLSSRKRMHQAYQITSKNDMDRKGGRDDYFISQAVFAQLARHIARGQAGGAEGGDGEEGEDGHPIVITEENCNIM
- a CDS encoding pre-splicing factor cwc22; translation: MMEVASAVRLPSPEPELEAHDVPRKRDRSPFDGPSAGPSKRSRREDDNDDGHYKKRPGRRPMPHSKPTTDDLPDDDSRLKLFQNAFSANRKLPVDDSKTRAGGAYIPPARLREMQKSITDKKSAEFQRMAWEALKKSIQGLINKTNTANIKMIVPELFSENLVRGRGLFCRAIMKAQAASLPFTPIYATMVAIVNTKLPQVGDLLVRRLIVQFRKGFRRNDKAVALSSTMFLSHLVNTQVVHEILIAEILLLLLNKPSDDSVEIAVGIMKEVGAFLDEMKPAIANAIFDQMRNILHEADIDKRTQYMVEVLFEVRRTKYKDNPVVRDDLDLVEEEDQITHNLTLEGDLKVEDGLNIFKFDPDYEAHEEEYAKIKAEILGEEEGSDEDGYTDDSSEDEEDEEIKAMDVKDQTNADLVSLRRTIYLTIKSSGGFEECVHKLMRINLPHGLENELTTMIVECASQERTYEKFYGQIAERFCKLNRMWTDLFEEAFAHYYETIHRFETNRLRIIAHLFAHLLASDGINWHVFQVIKMTEEDTTSSSRIFVKILFEELLAALGQKAVVERFKDPMLEDSLTGIFPTDADDQSKTRFSINFFTAIGMGVLTENMREWLKNSAPKPKPLPEPESDSEDNRSVSSRSSYSSRSRSRSRSRSYSRSRSPARRRRDASRSRSSSRSRSYSRSRSRTRSYTRSRSPVRRRRGTSRSQSSSRSRSYSRTRSPSPARSPAPRRRGRSPSYSRSRSRSRASPPPPRKRRDASSPPPPRRRRESSTPPPPRRKRDSSSPPPRRRRESSSPPPARMKRDSNSPPPRRRD
- a CDS encoding dolichyl-phosphate mannosyltransferase polypeptide 2 — translated: MADRLVGLSMLVAATAIFVYYTVWTLFMPFVDDDHILHSLFLQRVWAIRIPVILLILGTTVVGSFLSVVMIRSNRKKALKAKQKKAT
- a CDS encoding Herpes-BLLF1 multi-domain protein is translated as MYPSTFNRVAFAAGIIASTASAAFNNAAKTNVAMYWGQGSNQISLAEVCVDPSIDIVNIGFVNQFPSKRGEYPGTNHANACGAQYYIDPTTGKESKLLSSCPGVDKAIMACQRRGKKVMLSLGGGWPTNYTLPTPDVANWFAEFLLGAYGPLTPEWKAANKPRPFGDAVIDGFDLDLEAAEWDVPTPDLLYKNYDVFGKYVKAHSGMLLSGAPQCVVPDARIFIALQQVPFDMLFTQFYNTEICSAAKAVKDMKANKPSTFTFKTWISWLKANSKNPNIKLYLGLAAGPEGLPTHKNHSLTPEEANYLIETYKGDSMFGGVMLWEATVSKENPTYGQSYGTWMKYAVEGTFRQMYHPVVSSSTIKPTSTAASTTKTSSSTLGTSTKVTSTTPASSSVATSTKMSSSTMATSTKVSSSVYATSSASSSSSSSVHASSSSAVDVSSSVASSSASVPSSSSVYVPVPTEISSSVNTVSSTFIEPSSIATISASETIISSVYGPSPTESSVATISSTFIEPSSIATISASETTVSSVYGPSPTESSVATISSTFIEPSSIATISASVSSSIYSPLPTDITSSVETVSSTFIEPSSVATISASETVISSVYSPLPTEGPSSVETISSTLIEPSSVAMISVSESIISSVYSPIPTETASSTFIEPSSVLTVSASESASKSVYVPFPSETPVYSGSYPSASTSSEIPSRSSPEVASSTPCTTSSGLYSTGASSSSVYEASSTGLYSEKTPEATFSTPSTESSVSATAIYSTSKGAGYPAYPVETSKSDVAYPAASSTGYSSAPPSVTKKPEHSEYPSVPTGSTTTVVTTTYVDVCPTGLTTITTTYIATVCTKCTKPTQSTDVPEGWTTSVYTASTVTVTLTKPIATPTDVPSYPSSAPSIAYPADYPVAPVSSDKPAYPVVLASLKAPEYPSVPAPSKAPEYPAAPASSKAPGYPVAPESSKAPSQPAVPASSKTPGYPAVPEASKEPSYPAYPAVPEASKAASSSSSPGYPSYPIASEYPKKPVEPVEVTSTIRVTLTKVPAYTPAPYPTAGGASYSPVAPAKNATSAYAPMPTGTGKPAMPSSYVPSEFEGAANRAGVGLMMLVGVVGAVLVL